Proteins encoded within one genomic window of Bacteroidota bacterium:
- a CDS encoding MFS transporter, whose translation MTDYKEKQVYRYLIIAWIFVAIGFQGWRTLFNNFAVDEVGITGIEVGAIQSIREIPGFLSFLVIYLLIFIKEQRLSALSLLTMGIGVLFTGLLPSFEGLLITTFVMSVGFHYFETTSSSLILQNFNKIDSSIVFGKLRAVMSLTNIAVGSAIVGLSYILPIEMNFLLIGIITVSGSIYLLLNPPEVDETHEQHKKFFLRKKYWLYYVLNFLSGSRRQIFVVFAVFLLVERYNFSVGEIAALFVVNNIIGYFANPLIAKSINIFGERKVLSFEYIALIFIFYAYTQWDWKWGVALLYILDHIFFNFSFGLKTYLQKIADPKDIAPSNAVGFAINHVAAVVIPFVGGVLWMSNWQLPFYVGVGLSVLSLGFVQVIKTQGERHKMKDKR comes from the coding sequence ATGACCGACTACAAAGAAAAGCAAGTATACCGCTACCTCATTATTGCATGGATATTTGTAGCTATAGGATTTCAGGGATGGAGAACACTATTCAATAACTTTGCCGTTGATGAAGTTGGAATTACAGGTATCGAAGTCGGGGCTATTCAGTCAATTAGAGAAATTCCTGGTTTTCTGTCTTTTTTGGTTATCTACCTGCTTATTTTCATTAAAGAACAAAGACTGTCGGCATTGAGTTTACTAACAATGGGTATAGGAGTGCTTTTTACGGGACTTTTACCTTCTTTTGAGGGTTTACTTATTACAACTTTTGTTATGTCGGTAGGGTTCCACTATTTCGAAACAACAAGCTCGTCATTGATACTTCAAAATTTCAACAAAATTGATTCGTCTATTGTTTTTGGAAAACTGCGGGCAGTAATGTCATTGACAAATATTGCTGTTGGTTCTGCAATTGTAGGACTTTCATATATATTACCTATAGAAATGAACTTTCTATTGATTGGTATTATAACAGTTTCAGGAAGTATCTACTTATTACTTAATCCCCCCGAAGTAGATGAAACTCACGAACAACACAAGAAATTCTTTTTGCGAAAAAAATACTGGCTATATTATGTTCTAAACTTTTTAAGCGGTTCCCGACGACAGATTTTTGTAGTTTTTGCAGTATTCCTTCTCGTAGAACGCTATAATTTTTCGGTGGGCGAAATAGCAGCTCTGTTTGTTGTAAATAATATAATTGGCTATTTTGCCAATCCACTTATTGCGAAATCCATAAATATCTTTGGCGAACGAAAAGTTTTGAGTTTCGAATATATCGCCTTAATATTTATTTTCTATGCCTACACACAATGGGACTGGAAATGGGGAGTGGCACTACTCTACATACTAGATCACATTTTCTTTAACTTTAGTTTCGGATTAAAAACATACCTGCAAAAAATTGCCGATCCAAAAGATATTGCACCTTCTAATGCAGTAGGCTTCGCTATAAATCACGTTGCAGCAGTAGTAATTCCATTTGTGGGTGGTGTTCTTTGGATGAGCAACTGGCAATTGCCTTTCTATGTAGGCGTGGGACTAAGTGTTCTTTCATTGGGATTTGTACAGGTGATAAAGACACAAGGTGAAAGACACAAGATGAAAGATAAAAGATAA
- the gltX gene encoding glutamate--tRNA ligase, translating into MGKKVRVRFAPSPTGPLHMGGVRTALYNYLFAKKHGGDFILRVEDTDQNRFVAGAEDYIVESLKWCGISPDEGQSVGGDYGPYRQSERKELYKNYALELINSGNAYYAFDTSEELDALRNQYEAEKKVFTYNAEVRGNLNNSLALSQDEVNKKIEEGEQYVIRFKMPENEILELKDIIRGDMKVNTSALDDKILFKSDGMPTYHLANIVDDHLMEISHVIRGEEWLPSMALHVMLYKAFGWEIPEFAHLPLLLKPTGKGKLSKRDGDKMGFPVFPLEWKTEESTSMGYREEGYFPEAFVNMLALLGWNPGTEKEIYTLEELVNDFSLEKVGKSGSRFDPEKAKWFNQQWMKLKTDEEIAELFQKELQAKGIVEEGLFVKDVVGLVKERATFVSDLWEQSSFFFEAPTEYDAKVIKKRWKGEMNQNIADIRTVLDNLDTFNRDSAHDAVMALVEEKEWNMGQVMNSLRLCMVGAGKGPDLFTIIEWVGKAETLARLQKGVDEIVR; encoded by the coding sequence ATGGGAAAAAAAGTAAGAGTTCGTTTTGCTCCAAGTCCAACCGGACCTCTACACATGGGTGGAGTTCGTACAGCTTTATATAACTATTTGTTTGCAAAAAAACACGGTGGTGATTTTATTTTAAGAGTTGAAGATACCGATCAAAACAGATTTGTTGCAGGAGCCGAAGACTACATTGTTGAATCATTGAAATGGTGTGGTATTTCTCCTGATGAAGGACAGAGTGTTGGTGGTGATTATGGACCATACCGCCAGTCGGAAAGAAAAGAGCTTTACAAAAATTACGCCTTAGAATTAATAAATTCGGGGAATGCATATTACGCTTTCGATACTTCGGAAGAACTTGATGCACTTCGAAACCAATACGAAGCAGAGAAAAAGGTATTCACATATAATGCCGAAGTCAGAGGAAATCTGAATAATTCTCTGGCCCTAAGCCAGGATGAAGTAAATAAAAAAATTGAAGAAGGAGAGCAATATGTTATCCGTTTCAAAATGCCGGAAAACGAAATTCTGGAATTAAAAGATATTATCCGTGGCGATATGAAAGTTAATACTTCGGCATTAGACGATAAAATTTTATTCAAATCTGATGGAATGCCAACATATCATCTGGCAAATATTGTAGATGACCATCTGATGGAAATCTCTCATGTTATACGTGGTGAAGAGTGGTTACCTTCAATGGCATTACACGTGATGCTTTATAAAGCTTTTGGGTGGGAAATACCAGAATTTGCACACCTCCCACTCCTCTTGAAACCAACAGGAAAAGGAAAATTGAGTAAACGTGACGGTGACAAAATGGGCTTCCCTGTTTTTCCTCTTGAATGGAAAACAGAAGAATCTACATCGATGGGATACAGAGAAGAAGGATATTTTCCGGAGGCTTTTGTAAATATGCTTGCATTGCTTGGATGGAACCCGGGAACGGAAAAAGAAATTTATACTCTGGAAGAATTAGTAAATGATTTCTCTCTTGAAAAAGTTGGTAAATCGGGTTCACGTTTCGATCCGGAAAAAGCAAAGTGGTTCAACCAGCAATGGATGAAATTAAAAACTGATGAAGAAATAGCAGAACTCTTCCAGAAAGAATTACAGGCAAAAGGAATTGTTGAAGAAGGATTATTTGTAAAAGATGTTGTAGGACTAGTAAAAGAACGCGCAACATTTGTTTCTGATCTTTGGGAACAGTCTTCATTCTTTTTCGAAGCACCAACAGAATACGATGCTAAAGTTATCAAGAAACGCTGGAAAGGTGAAATGAATCAAAATATAGCCGATATAAGAACAGTTCTCGATAACCTTGACACATTCAACCGCGATTCTGCCCATGATGCTGTAATGGCTCTTGTAGAAGAAAAAGAATGGAATATGGGTCAGGTTATGAACTCCTTAAGACTTTGTATGGTTGGTGCCGGTAAAGGTCCTGATCTGTTTACAATTATCGAATGGGTTGGAAAAGCCGAAACACTTGCGAGATTACAGAAAGGTGTTGATGAGATTGTGAGGTAA